Proteins encoded by one window of Cannabis sativa cultivar Pink pepper isolate KNU-18-1 chromosome 4, ASM2916894v1, whole genome shotgun sequence:
- the LOC115713905 gene encoding LOB domain-containing protein 29-like, giving the protein MTGSGSPCGACKFLRRKCIRGCIFAPYFCHEQGASHFAAIHKVFGASNVSKLLTHLPVSDRPGAAVTISYEAQARLKDPIYGCVSHIFALQQQVINLQAQLASIKEQAAQNFGNNIINTTNGLLNPNEKYIKDVQNWFQLETNNMMMKMPNANNNIMVTSDNNHNHDHHDHMMMMMMMNPNYNIDHHENKVQPLINNSNSGGSSSTSNCDNNSMFGSEENNNNNNEQFYGNSNNNLGRFDEAYHFMSSLDTLQAVHDYSDHDLHLHHHHHRRHHYESVPYNSYNRH; this is encoded by the exons atGACAGGTTCTGGTTCTCCTTGTGGAGCTTGCAAATTCTTGAGAAGAAAATGTATAAGAGGTTGCATTTTCGCACCTTATTTTTGCCATGAACAAGGCGCTTCTCACTTCGCCGCCATTCACAAGGTCTTCGGGGCAAGCAATGTGTCTAAGCTTCTAACTCACCTTCCCGTCAGTGATCGTCCTGGGGCCGCCGTAACCATCTCCTACGAAGCTCAAGCCAGACTCAAAGATCCCATCTATGGTTGCGTTTCACATATTTTCGCTCTCCAACAACag GTTATTAATCTACAAGCACAACTAGCATCAATCAAGGAACAAGCAGCTCAAAATTTTGGGAACAACATTATTAATACTACCAATGGATTATTAAACCCTAATGAAAAGTACATTAAAGATGTGCAAAATTGGTTTCAATtagaaactaataacatgatGATGAAGATGCCTAATGCCAACAACAATATTATGGTGACAAGTGATAATAATCATAATCATGATCATCATGATcacatgatgatgatgatgatgatgaaccCTAATTACAATATTGATCATCATGAGAACAAGGTGCAGCCATTGATTAATAATTCTAACTCAGGTGGGAGTAGTAGTACTAGTAATTGTGACAATAATTCTATGTTTGGATCAgaagaaaataataacaataataatgaaCAATTTTAtggtaatagtaataataatttgGGAAGATTTGATGAAGCTTATCACTTCATGTCTTCACTCGATACCCTTCAAGCGGTTCATGACTACTCAGATCAcgatcttcatcttcatcatcatcatcatcgtcgTCATCACTATGAGTCGGTGCCCTATAATAGTTATAATCGccattga